In Hydractinia symbiolongicarpus strain clone_291-10 chromosome 13, HSymV2.1, whole genome shotgun sequence, a single genomic region encodes these proteins:
- the LOC130623727 gene encoding AP-2 complex subunit beta-like has protein sequence MTDSKYFTTTKKGEIYELKAELNQAKMDRKKEAVKKVIAIMTVGKDVSALFPDVINCMQTDNLELKKLVYLYLMNYAKTQPDMAIMAVNTFARDCDDPNPLIRALAVRTMGCIRVDKITEYLCEPLRKCLKDEDPYVRKTAAVCVAKLHDINSTLVEDQGFLELLRDLLSDSNPMVVANAVASLTEIADSSPSAVQYFEMNSATINKLLTALNECTEWGQIFILDSLANYVPKDEKEAQSISERVTPRLSHANAAVVLSAVKVLMKLMEMMTTGNAFVQNLVKKLSPPLVTLLSAEPEVQYVALRNINLIVQKRPDILRNEIKAFFVKYNDPIYVKLEKLDIMIRLVSQQNIAQVLAELKEYATEVDVDFVRKSVRAIGRCAIKVEQSAEKCVTTLLDLIQNKVNYVVQEAIVVLKDIFRRYPNKYESIISTLCENLDSLDEPEARASMIWIIGEYAERIDNADELLTTFLDGFSDENTQVQLQLLTAIVKLFLKRPTDTQELVQQVLSLATQDSDNPDLRDRGYIYWRLLSTDPAAAKEVVLAEKPLISEETDLIEPSLLDELICHISSLASVYHRPPSSFVAGKTPVRRATLPPRAGGLEQANEPDEMAATNLGPTPTLSQVAGKPLAPAQSQPPTSDSLLGDLLDMGSSYNAPVQQPAPPMQQPMPAVDLLGGDLSMLSTPMPSAQPPIGSGGGLGDLFSMQSALPSSGYVPPKTVWLPAAKGKGLEISGTFSRRGGQMYMDLTFTNKAMQGMGGFAIQFNKNSFGITPTLLQVQSPLLPNQSADTSLLLNPGGPIQKMEPLNNLQVAIKNNIDIFYFSCLMPANILFLETGTMDRKKFLSTWQEIPGTNEVQNNITVKGLNSESIQSLLEANNVFTIAKRTVEGQDMLYQSLLLLNQIWVLSEVKIIPGNPVIQLSVKTTVLDVVPMIQNIYQQVLQQ, from the exons GATTGTGATGATCCAAACCCACTCATACGTGCTCTCGCTGTTCGTACAATGGGTTGCATTCGTGTAGACAAAATCACTGAATATTTGTGTGAACCATTGCGAAAATGTTTGAAAGATGAAGATCCATATGTGAGGAAAACAGCTGCAGTCTGTGTTGCCAAGTTGCATGATATCAATTCAACTTTGGTTGAAGATCAAGGATTTTTGGAATTGCTTCGAGATTTGTTGTCAGATTCAAATCCTATG GTTGTGGCTAATGCAGTTGCATCACTCACTGAAATTGCAGACTCATCCCCCAGTGCTGTCCAATATTTTGAAATGAACTCAGCTACCATAAACAAACTATTGACAGCATTGAACGAATGCACAGA atggggccaaatttttattttggattCTTTGGCAAACTATGTTCCAAAAGATGAGAAGGAAGCACAAAg cATTTCTGAACGTGTTACTCCAAGATTGTCACATGCTAATGCAGCAGTCGTATTGTCAGCTGTAAAG gtattGATGAAGCTAATGGAAATGATGACAACAGGAAATGCATTTGTTCAAAATTTAGTGAAAAAACTTTCACCTCCCTTAG TGACCTTGTTATCAGCTGAACCTGAAGTACAGTACGTTGCATTGCGAAACATTAATTTGATTGTCCAAAAAAG ACCTGACATCTTGCGAAATGAAATCAAGGCATTTTTTGTGAAGTATAACGATCCTATTTATGTGAAGTTGGAGAAGCTCGATATTATGATCCGTTTAGTGTCTCAACAAAACATTGCTCAGGTGCTGGCTGAACTGAAGGA ATATGCAACTGAAGTTGATGTTGACTTCGTTCGAAAATCTGTCCGTGCAATTGGTCGGTGTGCTATTAAGGTCGAG CAATCTGCAGAAAAATGCGTGACAACTCTGTTGGATTTAATCCAAAACAAAGTGAACTATGTGGTGCAAGAGGCTATTGTTGTGTTGAAA GATATCTTCCGTCGATATCCGAATAAATATGAAAGCATTATTTCAACATTGTGTGAAAACTTGGACTCTTTGGATGAACCTGAAGCTAG agctTCCATGATCTGGATTATTGGAGAGTATGCTGAACGTATTGACAATGCTGACGAGCTGTTGACCACGTTTTTGGACGGCTTTTCAGATGAAAACACTCAAGTTCAACTTCAGCTCTTGACAGCTATTgtgaaactgtttttaaaaagaccgACAGATACACAAGAGTTAGTACAACAAGTGTTAAGTTTGGCAACACAGGATAGTGACAATCCTGATCTTCGTGATCGTGGTTATATTTACTGGCGTCTTTTGTCAACAGATCCTGCAGCTGCGAAG gAAGTTGTGTTGGCTGAAAAGCCACTGATATCGGAAGAAACAGATTTGATTGAACCGAGCTTGTTAGATGAACTAATCTGCCATATATCGAGTTTAGCCTCTGTTTATCATCGTCCGCCAAGCTCTTTTGTTGCTGGTAAAACACCTGTCCGCCGTGCCACTCTTCCACCTCGTGCAGGTGGTTTGGAACAAGCAAATGAACCAGATGAGATGGCAGCAACTAATCTTGGACCAACTCCAACCTTGTCACAAGTCGCAGGAAAACCACTAGCCCCAGCACAATCCCAACCGCCCACATCTGACTCACTTCTCGGAGATTTGCTTGATATGGGTTCCTCGTACAATGCGCCTGTCCAACAACCAGCTCCGCCCATGCAACAACCAATGCCAG CTGTCGATTTGCTTGGTGGTGACTTAAGTATGCTCTCTACTCCAATGCCGTCAGCACAACCTCCTATTGGAAGCGGTGGTGGTCTTGGTGATCTCTTCAGCATGCAAAGTGCCCTTCCTAGTTCTGGTTACGTTCCACCAAAAACC GTGTGGCTCCCTGCTGCAAAAGGCAAAGGGCTGGAAATATCTG GAACATTTTCTCGGCGAGGAGGACAAATGTATATGGATCTCACTTTCACGAACAAAGCCATGCAAGGAATGGGTGGTTTCGCCATACAGttcaacaaaaacagtttcggTATTACTCCTACTTTATTGCAAGTTCAGTCACCGCTTTTACCTAATCAATCAGCTGATACATCTCTCCTGTTGAATCCTG GCGGCCCGATACAAAAGATGGAACCATTAAATAATCTTCAAGTCGCCATCAAAAACAACATCgacattttttactttagctGCTTAATGCCTGCGAACATTCTTTTTCTCGAAACTGGAACAATGG ATCGTAAAAAGTTCCTAAGCACGTGGCAAGAGATTCCAGGTACTAACGAAGTTCAAAACAACATCACAGTGAAAGGTCTTAATTCGG aaagtatacaaagtttGTTGGAGGCTAACAACGTGTTTACGATTGCAAAGAGAACAGTTGAAGGCCAG gACATGCTGTATCAATCCCTACTACTTTTAAATCAGATCTGGGTACTTTCTGAAGTCAAAATTATACCTGGTAACCCTGTAATACAG ctATCAGTTAAAACAACAGTATTGGACGTCGTGCCCATGATCCAAAACATCTACCAACAAGTTCTGCAACAATGA
- the LOC130623724 gene encoding pre-mRNA-processing-splicing factor 8 — MAGLPGDAPYFGAPQPSEEKLQEKARKWQQLQSRRYAEKRKFGFVETQKDDMPPEHVRKIIKDHGDMTSRKFRHDKRVYLGALKYMPHALLKLLENMPMPWEQIRDVKVLYHITGAITFVDEIPWVVEPIYIAQWGTMWIMMRREKRDRHHFKRMRFPPFDDEEPPLDYADNILDVEPLEAIQIDLDEDEDKEVFEWFYDHKPLTDSKYVNGSTYRKWHLSIPILSTLYRLGNQLLTDLVDDNYFYLFDLKSFFTAKALNLAIPGGPKFEPLVKDVTTLEEDWNEFNDINKIIIRQPIRTEYRIAFPYLYNNFTKYVHLSWYHTPTVVFIKTEDPDLPAFYFDPLINPIAHRHSVKVNEPVIDDEEDFELPEYYQPFLQDSPLYTDNTANGIALLWAPRPYNLRSGTSRRALDVPLVKTWYMEHCPSASPVKVRVSYQKLLKYFVLNALHHRPPKALKKRYLFRSFKSTKFFQTTKLDWVEAGLQVCRQGYNMLNLLIHRKNLNYLHLDYNFNLKPVKTLTTKERKKSRFGNAFHLCREILRLTKLIIDSHVQYRLGNVDAYQLADGIQYVFAHVGQLTGMYRYKYKLMKQIRMCKDLKHLLYYRFNTGAVGKGPGCGIWAPGWRVWLFFLRGIVPLLERWLGNLLARQFEGRHSKGVAKTVTKQRVESHYDLELRAAVMHDILDMMPEGIKQNKARTILQHLSEAWRCWKANIPWKVPGLPIPVENMILRYVKAKADWWTNVAHYNRERIRRGATVDKTVCKKNLGRLTRLYLKAEQERQHNYLKDGPYISAEEAVAIYTTTVHWLESRRFSPIPFPPLSYKHDTKLLILALERLKEAYSVKSRLNQSQREELGLIEQAYDNPHEALSRIKRHLLTQRAFKEVGIEFMDLYSHLVPVYDVEPLEKITDAYLDQYLWYEADKRRLFPPWIKPADTEPPPLLVYKWCQGINNLQDVWESNEGECNVMMESKFDKIYEKIDLTLLNRLLRLIVDHNIADYMTAKNNIVINYKDMNHTNSYGIIRGLQFASFVVQYYGLVMDLLVLGLRRASEMAGPPQMPNDFLTFQSTEIETAHPIRLYSRYVDRVHIFFRFSAEGAKDLIQRYLTEHPDPNNENIVGYNNKKCWPRDARMRLMKHDVNLGRAVFWDIKNRVPRSVSTLKWEDSFVSVYSKDNPNLLFNMSGFECRLLPKIRMTHEEFTHRDGVWNLQNEVTKERTAQCFLRVDDEAMNKFHNRVRQILMASGSTTFTKIVNKWNTALIGLMTYFRESVVNTQELLDLLVKCENKIQTRIKIGLNSKMPSRFPPVVFYTPKELGGLGMLSMGHVLIPQSDLRWSKQTDVGITHFRSGMSHDEDQVIPNLYRYIQPWESEFIDSQRVWAEYALKRQEANAQNRRLTLEDLEDSWDRGIPRINTLFQKDRHTLAYDKGWRVRTDFKQYQVLKQNPFWWTHQRHDGKLWNLNNYRTDMIQALGGVEGILEHTLFKGTYFPTWEGLFWEKASGFEESMKYKKLTNAQRSGLNQIPNRRFTLWWSPTINRANVYVGFQVQLDLTGIFMHGKIPTLKISLIQIFRAHLWQKVHESVVMDLCQVFDQELDALEIETVQKETIHPRKSYKMNSSCADILLFAAYKWSVSKPSLLADSKDTMDNTTSQKYWVDVQLRWGDYDSHDVERYTRAKFLDYTTDNMSIYPSPTGCLIGIDLAYNLHSAFGNWIPGMKPLIQQAMAKVMKANPALYVLRERVRKALQLYSSEPTEPYLSSQNYGELFSNQIIWFVDDTNVYRVTIHKTFEGNLTTKPINGAIFIFNPRTGQLFLKIIHTSVWAGQKRLGQLAKWKTAEEVAALIRSLPVEEQPKQIIVTRKGMLDPLEVHLLDFPNIVIKGSELQLPFQACLKVEKLGDLILKATEPQMVLFNLYDDWLKTISSYTAFSRLILILRALHVNTDRTKVILKPDKTTITEPHHIWPSLTDEEWVRVEVQLKDLILADYGKKNNVNVASLTQSEIRDIILGMEISAPSQQRQQIAEIEKQTKDQSQLTATTTKTTNIHGDEIIVSTTSSYERSTFSSKTEWRVRAISATNLHLRTNHIYVSSDDIKEAGFTYILPKNVLKKFIVISDLRTQIAGYMYGASPADNPQVKEIRCIVLVPQWGTHQTVHLPNQLPQHDFLKEMEPLGWIHTQPNELPQLSPQDLTTHAKVMAENPVWDGEKTIIITCSFTPGSCSLTAYKLTPSGFEWGRNNKDTGNNPRGYLPSHYEKVQMLLSDRFLGFFMVPMQGPWNYNFMGVRHSANMRFELQLANPKEFYHEVHRPSHFLNFSNIEEVEQAADREDAFA; from the exons AATATTTTGGATGTAGAACCACTGGAAGCAATACAGATAGATttagatgaagatgaagacAAGGAGGTCTTTGAATGGTTCTATGACCATAAACCGCTGACTGATTCGAA ATATGTAAATGGAAGTACCTACAGAAAATGGCATTTGTCAATACCCATTTTGTCTACGTTATATCGCTTGGGAAACCAACTACTAACTGATCTGGTGGATGATAATTACTTTTACCTTTTTGATTTGAAATCGTTTTTCACTGCTAAAGCTTTGAACCTGGCTATTCCTGGTGGTCCAAAATTCGAACCCTTAGTAAAGGACGTGACAACCCTTGAAGAAGATTGGAATGAATTTAATGACATTAACAAAATCATTATTCGACAACCCATTCGTACTGAATATAGAATAGCATTCCCCTATCTCTACAACAACTTTACCAAATATGTTCATTTGTCATG GTATCACACTCCAACTGTGGTCTTTATTAAAACAGAAGATCCTGATCTTCCTGCATTTTATTTTGATCCACTTATCAATCCAATTGCTCATCGACATTCTGTTAAA gtaaatgagccagttatTGACGATGAGGAAGATTTTGAACTGCCTGAGTATTATCAACCATTCCTTCAAGACTCTCCACTATACACAGACAATACTGCAAATG GTATTGCATTGCTTTGGGCTCCAAGACCTTATAATCTTCGATCTGGAACTTCTAGACGAGCACTCGATGTACCACTTGTAAAAACATG GTACATGGAACATTGTCCTTCAGCATCACCTGTCAAAGTTCGGGTGTCATATCAGAAGCTATTGAAATACTTTGTTCTTAATGCTCTTCATCACCGCCCGCCGAAAGCATTAAAAAAACGATACCTATTTAGGTCATTCAAATCAACAAAGTTTTTCCAAACTACAAAACTGGATTGGGTTGAAGCTGGGTTACAAGTTTGTCGTCAAGGTTACAACATGTTGAACTTGCTAATTCACCGAAAAAATTTGAACTACCTTCATTTAGATTACAATTTTAATCTAAAGCCAGTAAAAACACTGACAACAAAAGAGCGTAAAAAGTCTCGTTTTGGTAATGCTTTTCATTTGTGTCGTGAAATCTTACGTCTCACCAAGTTAATTATTGATTCACACGTGCAATACAGACTTGGGAATGTAGATGCTTATCAG ctTGCTGATGGAATTCAGTATGTATTTGCGCATGTAGGCCAACTGACTGGAATGTACAGATACAAATACAAATTAATGAAGCAAATCAGAATGTGTAAAGATTTAAAACATCTTCTATACTACAGATTTAACACg GGTGCTGTTGGCAAAGGACCAGGATGTGGCATTTGGGCTCCAGGATGGAGAGTGTGGTTATTTTTCCTTCGTGGCATTGTTCCATTGTTAGAACGATGGTTGGGGAATTTACTAGCTCGTCAGTTTGAAGGCAGACACTCAAAAGGTGTTGCAAAGACAGTTACTAAACAAAGAGTTGAGAGTCATTATGATTTAGAGTTGCGTGCTGCTGTGATGCATGATATACTTGATATGATGCCTGAGGGTATTAAGCAAAACAAAGCTCGAACAATCCTTCAACATTTAAGTGAGGCATGGAGATGCTGGAAGGCTAACATTCCATGGAAG GTTCCTGGCTTACCTATTCCTGTTGAAAATATGATATTACGTTATGTAAAAGCTAAAGCGGATTGGTGGACGAATGTTGCACATTACAATCGTGAACGTATCAGAAGAGGTGCTACAGTGGACAAAACTGTGTGTAAGAAAAATCTTGGAAGACTGACACGTTTGTATTTGAAAG ctGAACAAGAAAGACAACACAACTACTTAAAGGATGGTCCATACATTTCTGCAGAAGAAGCTGTGGCTATATATACCACTACAGTGCATTGGCTGGAAAGCCGAAGGTTCTCACCTATCCCATTTCCACCACTTTCATACAAGCATGACACAAAATTGCTGATATTGGCATTGGAGCGGTTAAAGGAGGCTTACAG tgTTAAGAGTCGTTTGAATCAGTCACAAAGAGAAGAATTGGGTTTAATTGAACAAGCTTACGATAATCCTCATGAAGCTCTATCGAGAATCAAACGTCACTTGCTGACACAAAGAGCATTTAAAGAG GTTGGCATTGAATTTATGGATTTGTACAGCCATTTGGTTCCAGTTTATGATGTTGAgccattggaaaaaatcactgaTGCTTATCTTGACCAGTACCTGTGGTATGAAGCAGACAAACGAAGACTATTTCCTCCATGGATTAAACCAGCAGACACTGAGCCACCACCATTACTTGTTTACAAATGGTGTCAAG GTATAAACAATTTACAAGATGTCTGGGAGAGCAATGAAGGGGAGTGCAATGTCATGATGGAATCAAAGTTTGATAAGATCTATGAAAAAATTGATTTGACTCTACTAAACAGATTGCTGCGTTTGATTGTGGATCACAACATTGCTGATTATATGACTGCCAAGAATAACATTGTCATCAATTATAAG GACATGAATCACACAAATTCATATGGGATCATTCGTGGATTACAATTTGCATCATTTGTTGTCCAATACTATGGTCTTGTTATGGACCTGTTGGTTCTTGGTTTAAGAAGAGCAAGTGAAATGGCAGGTCCGCCACAAatgccaaacgattttttgacttTCCAAAGTACTGAAATTGAGACAGCTCATCCTATCCGTTTGTATTCAAGATATGTTGACAGAGTTCATATTTTCTTCAG GTTCTCAGCAGAAGGGGCTAAAGATTTAATCCAAAGATATTTAACTGAGCATCCAGATCCAAATAATGAGAACATTGTAggttataataataagaaatgCTGGCCAAGAGATGCTAGAATGAGATTAATGAAACATGATGTTAATTTGGGCCGAGCTGTATTTTGGGATATTAAGAACCGTGTTCCTCGTTCAGTTTCAACGCTTAAATGGGAAGACAGTTTTGTCTCTGTATACAGTAAGGATAATCCTAATTTACTCTTCAATATGAGTGGTTTTGAATGCCGCTTGTTACCAAAGATCAGAATGACACATGAAGAATTCACCCACAGAGATGGTGTGTGGAATTTGCAAAATGAG GTCACTAAAGAACGCACAGCACAATGCTTTTTGCGTGTCGATGATGAAGCCATGAATAAATTTCATAACCGTGTCCGTCAAATTCTTATGGCGTCTGGTTCTACAACCTTCACCAAGATTGTAAACAAATGGAATACTGCCCTTATTGGATTAATGACTTACTTCCGCGAGTCTGTTGTAAACACACAGGAGTTGTTGGATTTGCTGGTGAAATGTGAAAATAAG ATCCAAACACGTATAAAGATCGGATTAAATTCAAAAATGCCTTCGCGTTTTCCTCCCGTGGTTTTTTACACACCTAAAGAACTAGGGGGTCTTGGTATGTTGTCTATGGGTCATGTGTTGATACCACAGTCTGATCTGCGATGGTCAAAACAAACAGATGTTGGAATTACACATTTCCGTTCAG GAATGAGTCATGATGAGGATCAGGTTATTCCAAATTTATACCGCTACATTCAGCCCTGGGAGAGTGAATTTATTGACTCACAACGAGTCTGGGCTGAGTATGCTCTTAAGCGTCAGGAAGCAAATGCACAAAATCGTCGACTAACATTGGAAGATCTGGAGGATTCGTGGGATAGAGGAATTCCTAGAATCAATACGTTATTTCAAAAGGATCGTCACACCTTAGCCTATGACAAAGGCTGGCGTGTTCGAACTGATTTCAAACAATATCAG GTTCTAAAACAAAATCCATTCTGGTGGACACACCAGAGACATGATGGCAAATTATGGAACTTGAACAACTATCGTACTGATATGATACAAGCGCTTGGCGGTGTCGAAGGTATACTCGAGCATACGCTATTTAAAGGAACCTATTTCCCGACTTGGGAAGGTCTCTTTTGGGAGAAAGCAAGCGGTTTTGAAGAATCAATGAAATACAAAAAACTGACGAATGCGCAGCGTTCTGGTTTGAATCAAATTCCGAATCGTAGGTTTACTCTGTGGTGGTCACCAACCATTAACCGTGCAAAC gTGTATGTAGGTTTCCAAGTCCAGCTTGATTTAACTGGTATTTTCATGCATGGTAAAATTCCAACGTTAAAGATTTCACTCATTCAAATCTTTCGTGCTCATTTATGGCAGAAAGTGCACGAAAGTGTTGTTATGGATTTGTGCCAG GTATTTGACCAGGAGCTAGACGCACTTGAGATTGAAACCGTACAGAAGGAGACCATCCATCCTCGTAAATCATACAAAATGAACAGTTCGTGTGCTGATATATTACTGTTTGCTGCATACAAATGGAGTGTGTCCAAGCCGTCTCTGCTTGCTGATTCAAA AGACACTATGGACAACACAACTTCACAGAAATATTGGGTAGATGTTCAACTGAGATGGGGCGATTACGACTCACACGACGTGGAACGTTACACACGTGCGAAATTTTTGGACTACACTACAGACAACATGAGTATTTACCCGTCACCCACTGGCTGCTTGATTGGAATCGATCTTGCATACAATCTGCACAG TGCGTTTGGTAACTGGATACCAGGTATGAAACCTCTCATTCAACAAGCTATGGCTAAAGTGATGAAAGCTAATCCCGCTTTGTATGTGCTGCGAGAACGAGTTCGTAAAGCACTTCAGTTGTACTCCAGTGAACCTACTGAACCTTATTTGTCATCGCAAAACTATGGAGAGCTGTTCTCTAATCAAATCATTTGGTTTGTCGACGATACTAATGTTTATCGAGTCACCATCCATAAGACGTTTGAAGGGAATTTAACAACGAAGCCAATCAACggcgccatttttatttttaatcctcGTACTGGCCAGCTTTTCTTAAAGATCATTCATACATCCGTGTGGGCAGGACAAAAACGTTTGGGCCAG CTTGCTAAATGGAAGACTGCTGAAGAAGTTGCTGCTTTGATTCGTTCACTACCTGTGGAAGAACAGCCGAAACAGATTATTGTCACAAGAAAAGGAATGTTGGATCCCCTTGAG GTTCATTTGTTGGATTTTCCAAACATTGTCATCAAGGGAAGTGAATTACAACTGCCCTTCCAAGCTTGCCTTAAG GTGGAAAAACTTGGTGATCTCATTTTAAAAGCAACTGAGCCACAGATGGTTCTATTCAATTTATATGACGATTGGTTGAAAACCATCTCCTCTTACACTGCATTCTCGCGTTTAATTCTCATTTTGAGAGCACTACATGTAAACACAGACCGAACTAAAGTGATCTTGAAACCGGACAAGACGACGATCACTGAACCTCATCATATATGGCCGAGTTTAACTGACGAGGAGTGGGTTCGAGTTGAG GTTCAACTGAAAGATTTGATTTTAGCAGATTATGGAAAGAAGAACAA CGTAAACGTTGCTTCGCTGACCCAGTCAGAGATTCGTGATATTATTCTTGGTATGGAAATATCTGCTCCGTCTCAACAGAGACAACAGATTGCCGAGATTGAAAAGCAAACCAAAGATCAATCGCAGTTGACAGCGACGACAACGAAAACGACGAATATCCATGGTGACGAAATTATCGTCTCAACAACTAGCAGTTACGAGCGTTCGACATTCTCGTCAAAAACCGAATGGCGAGTACGTGCTATATCGGCGACGAATTTGCATCTACGAACCAATCATATTTACGTATCATCAGATGACATAAAGGAAGCTGGCTTCACGTATATTTTACCGAAGAACGTGTTGAAGAAGTTTATAGTAATCTCTGATTTGAGAACTCAA ATTGCTGGTTACATGTACGGGGCGAGTCCTGCAGACAACCCACAAGTGAAGGAAATTCGATGTATTGTTCTCGTTCCGCAATGGGGTACACATCAGACGGTCCATTTGCCCAATCAGTTGCCACAGCACGACTTTTTAAAG GAAATGGAACCTCTAGGATGGATACACACGCAGCCAAACGAGTTACCGCAGTTATCTCCACAAGATTTAACAACCCATGCAAAAGTTATGGCTGAGAATCCAGTGTGGGATGGTGAAAAGACCATTATCATTACTTGCAG TTTCACCCCTGGTTCGTGTTCGTTGACAGCATATAAGTTGACACCTTCTGGTTTCGAATGGGGACGCAATAACAAGGACACTGGAAACAATCCGAGAGGCTACCTACCTTCACATTACGAAAAGGTGCAAATGTTGTTATCTGACCGCTTCTTGGGATTTTTCATGGTACCAATGCAAGGACCATGGAATTACAATTTTATGG GTGTCCGTCATTCTGCTAATATGCGTTTCGAGTTGCAACTAGCTAATCCAAAAGAATTTTACCATGAAGTGCACCGGCCGTCGCATTTCCTTAATTTCAGTAACATTGAAGAAGTAGAGCAAGCAGCTGATCGAGAAGATGCTTTCGCTTAA